CCCCAACTAagtgaaacgacgtcgtttcatgggcatcagatcaggaccgtcgaggtCTCTTGATCGAACGAACGAGAAGCCTGGGTCATTTAGTATATATATATCCTAACGCCCTACCCCCTCCCCCTCATTTCATCGTCCCAAACACTCCCGTCTATCAGAATGCCCAGACCTAACCCTAGCTGAGCCGCCCCTAAATCCACTATcgtccggtggcggcgccggcgTCCAATTGCCACCAAACCTACACCAAACACTCCCCTCCTTCTCCTCTTCCCGAATCTACAAATCCCCATTCTCGAATCCTAacccagcttctcgaatcttgaGTCGAAAGAAATGACCGAAAACCTGACTCAtccaaatcaccccaaattaacaccccaaaATCCCCATGGTTCCCTCTCCCCAAATCTCTAACTCTTTTCCCTCGAATCTATCCCGAATCCCTTGAATCTTAAATCTGAAGTCTGAACCTTAAAAGGCCTATTCTCGAAATTGGTTGCATGCAAGGTTATATCTCGAGTTTTCTGAGTTTTTCAAGGCCAACTTACCACAAAATAATAATGGTCGCTGGTTCTTGAAAAGGAACAAGCGATTAACATTATCTTGGGCTAAGTTGGAATATCAATATCGATTCCGAGTCTATTTGGTGAGTTTTCgcatttcctttttgttttgtttggttTTTTTTGCATTATTTCACATCTGTTCTTCTCTCGTCTATTATTTCTGTAGGTTCAGGTCTTTTCTGttaaatttgttgaatttgtttagctTTTGATTTTAGgttcttctttgttttgttttcttttagaattttcaataattttgttgTTTGTGCATTCTACATGTTTTAACTTCTGATTTCTGTTTCAGTCGATAACTAATCTAGTTaaatttggtgttaatttgataATCTAGTTAATTCTAGCCCATTTATAAGTCATTCATTTAGtctagattttttttaatttgtttgaaATCGTTTAAGTGTTGCTTTCCTCTGCCTTCCATGAGATTATAGAATGCTTTGGTTTATTTTGTTTAGGCTTTGGGTTTCTGACCCATTTGCAAAAAGAAAGGCAACCCGTTTATTTAGTTAAGTcattgggtcaacttgacccatagATTTCAGGGTAAAAACAGGGATCCTAAGggttagtttaggaattgtaaGTAGAGAATCTACTTGTAACTGTGTGGGAAGCTTCTAAGAAGCTGGGGGGAACTACTTGGCAAAATCTGAATTTGAACTAGGGGTGttaagctaaaataaaaattaaaaagggaTCAAAGGGCAAAAAATAAACTCTTGAGGCttgccctaatgccttgcctataaaggcatctctaTCTTCCCTTTCAAGGCAGGGATTCAGGAGCTAAAATACAGACCCAAGAGacttgaaagagaaaaaaaattctagaaaaCAAAAACAGCTGAAACTTCTGCAGAAAATACTGTTTCATTGGGTTTGAGCTTTATAATCTGAAATCCTCTTCTTCCTGAATCGATTTCCCTGATTGTTCGAGCTTAGAAATGGTTTGAAACTTAGTCATTAGGGTTGGTTCTGAGGTCAgctgatttaattgggtgttTGAGTCTGGTTTCTGGGCTGCAGTACTTCATTTCTGGGTTTCGAACATGCTTTGTTGGTTTGTTTCTGTTATTGGAACCTGCTGCTGATCCCTGTTGTCTACGGCTGAttctccctttttcttatttcatttaaTTCCAGGTATTCCCTGATTCTATAGGAGATGAAATGCAAGTATGAGAGCTATAATTACCTGAAGATCCTCATGAATGAATAATGTTTTCCTTTTAATCATCAATATTAGCtatttacttgcaatttctgGAGTTTAGTGGTATATTGTAATGGCATTTAGTCTGATCTGTCCATTTTAATATAACAGTAGTATGTTATTCTTTAGAAAATTCATGTTGCCTTTCGTTTGTGATGAAGCACATGGTCTGATGGTTTGATTGTATGTAAGTAGTTCAGGACATTTGGATCTTGTATATGGGGACTGTGATTTAAGCTATTCACTGTTTGTTTGGCATATGTTCCAGCATGTGGTTAAACTTTGTTGAGTTTTAGTTTATCATCTAGTTTTGTCTGAAATCAGAATGCATTCGATTAAAGGGGGTGACTACCTGCTTTGTGGAATAAAACTTTATGAATACTGGTCTGATTGGCATAAGTCTCTGGGTACTCAAGGTAATTAGGTGCATGCATTGGGTTGAGAATgaatttttgatttgtttagaTATGTAAAAGTTTTCTATAGTAGGATAAGGTCAAAATGCAATACTCATATTGGTACAAGTTTAAAACTAAATCGAATATGTTGTCCGTTGATGAGAAATCCATTTGTCATTGCTTGCTAAGAAAAACTAGATCAAACATGTTGTTGAATATCGCTGGGTTTTGGCCTGCAAGGACTCGATGCTGAGTTCTCCACTCAGACCTGTTGGGGTTTCGAAATTGGGCTCAGTCCTGGGCCCAAGCTTAACAGCTTTTTCGAATATGATTTGGGTCGTAGTTGCGGCCCAGTCATGCCCAGGCCTTTCGCTAGCCTTCCTGGCTCTAGACTTCACATAGGAAACCCATTTGCGGCCTTTGATTGTTAATTAAACAACCATGGGGAACTTTAATTTCATCGAGTGTTAAATAAGTTAGCCTTTAAAACAATTGAGGTGAACGATGTTAATGACACCAatagtctatggccctcataattttaaaaataagaattttaagcaattaagttTGAGGCGTGCCATATAGCGAATTTTCCATGGACCTCTTCTAATTTCTTATGATTTAGATACAACAAATAATCAattatcgtagtttgctttaggcacgtttaatagATTATCGTGGTtttggacacgttcgcgtgacatgattacgatctTAAAAACAACACGAGGGATGCGTCCGCGCAACCTCAAccaatttttcttaaataaataaacaaggcgttattaattatggacacgttcgcgtgacatgatttttgacgcgccaaaggaaaagagtatatgtacgcgtaactcaatcctttacgaataatcaagtgattcAAAAGCGGTTAATAGACAAATGCtcataggatctaaaatcagtaattgaataattttaataagccaagtatgatcaaagcgaccgtgctagaatcacggaactcgggaatgcctaacaccttctcccgggttaacagaattccttactcggatttctggttcgcggactgcattacaaagtcatattttcctcgattcaggattcaaccagtgacttgggacaccataaatcttccaagtggcgattctaatttttttttgttgataaatcccgtttcgattgtcctttaattggaaaaactcccttgtatttataccctttatggggtgtaggtaaaaaggaggtgtgacaggcctGCTAGGATAAACGAACCCTGAAGTAGTCCCCagttgatcatcctcgactctaATCTTTGACTAGTACCGATTATGTATGTCGGCCCAAGTGACAGCCGGGTATTCGAGTAAACTTTGCTTCAACGGATGTGAAGCTATAGAACTCCGAGTgttgagaccttgagtgaaagcttgaacagtcCAGTCATCGGTGACCAGAGGCAAATCCATTCTCTCTActtggaaccgagatacgaatttcctaagcatctcgttatctttctgccttaccttgaaaaggtctgacttcctcgTTGCAATTTTAATGGCTCCGGCATGtacttttacaaaagaatctgcaagcatagaaaacaagtcaatagaattagggggtaagttatgataccatatcaagACACCCTTGGATAGAgtctccccgaacttcttcagtagTACGGATTCAATTTagtcatcttccaagtcgtttcCTTTGATGGCGCACGTATACGAGGTAACGTGTTCATTTGGATTGGCCGTCCCATTATACTTGGGAATCtcgggcatacggaacttcttggggattggcttcAGAGCTGCACTAGGGGGAAGGATCTTTGCACGAACTTTTTAGAATCTAGTCCTTCTGAGATcggggtgcccccggtatttgattAACAcgggagttataagtttccacttttttgtcatcCTCATTCTTCTTCTCCCCGAACTTGATTCTCttggtgagttcctcgagcatcaTCATAATCGTGGGGTCATTCCCCGAGACATTATCGTTTAGTCCCTCCGGCACCAGCTCAGTTTGTCGAGTGTTCCCTGGTTCGACCACACTTGGAATTTTATCCTGACTTTGAAGTTAAGCAATGGCAATCTATTGAGCTTGTAGCATCTCGTATATTACTTGGAGGCTGATTCCCCTGTCTCCTATACCCTGTGTTCCTTGGCCCCCAGATCGGGCTTCCCTGCGTACACTTCCTCCGAGGTCTGCGCCTAGATCCGCATTCAAAGTAATGTGTGAACTAACATCAACTGGTTCCACATTTGGCACTTCCTCAGGTTTTATCGGTGGTACACCGACCCCTACATTGTTGTTTTCCCCATGAAATCCAAGACCATCGTTGTCGTGTACATGTGCGTTTTGCAAGTTTGACATGTTTTTACCTGAGAACAAAAATTCTTGACAAAAACAAGTGTAAAAATAGCGTGTGTTATGAGAATCAACACTGAAATAATCACAATTATCtttagcctcacggtgggcgccaaattgtttacctcgaaaatacgagtaacaattaaatttgatttgtggttttaaagatatgtgaattagttcaataccaattaataatcaagaaatatgaagtagagaTGAAAGAAATAAGTGAATCAAACTAATGCTACTCAGCAGTGAtgacctcgagcttagtgacctcgaAATGAACTAAGGGTAATAAAATAAGAACAATAAATGTAAAGGACAATGTTAATGAACAATGAGTGAAAAAGTAAGAAAGTGTATTCTTTGCCAATAATTAGATgatctttacaaatgattggggtctcctttatataataggggaaccctaaaatagggtacatttctatttacaaTAAGGAATCTTATTGGGGATAGATGTATAACCGTCTAGTATAGATTTGTACTAATTCGTACAAATCTATTCTGGAAAttacgccatgatcttggggatGTGGCGGGAGTCTTGTTTTTCTGTAACAAATTCATAACGGCACTCTTTCAGAGTCGATCGTACTTGGCTTCGATGTTCCTCTAGCACTTAGGTCTTCGAGCCTCTTATTCTACCTTCGAGCCCGAGCTTGGTCGATATCGAAGTTTTGTCCTCGATGCGACTTCTCGAGCCTACAAAATCGGAGGCATATGATTTTGACCATATACACCGGGCTCGCTCCTAATCTATTTCGATCTCGCTCTTGAAGTGACCCTCGAGCCCACGAAATCGGGTAGCCCCGATTTCTACCGTATACAAAGGATTATAACGCCAAATTAAGCCTAAATAGCAAATGATTAATCTAACGCTTATTAACAATCTTGTTCTCTAAAACTTATGAAAAGATTAATATTTCGTGGTTTGAATCTGATATAGGAAAATATCCTAATATAAAATAATGTGATAGCACTAAATTATAGAACGAATTATGAAGGATGTAATAATCGTGGCACGCATTTTGTTTAGATTGGATTAAAGATGAGATCAAGTTTTGTAACGATAAATAATGTTCGTCACCTAAAGATGTCTTACAATTATTAATTAGAGATCTTAACCAATAAGTATTGCAGTATCTAAAATTACTCTCacttaaattaaaatttattatactaaataaaacttaTAAAATTACGTATATAATGTACTAATAGATTAGTTCTGAGTATCTTAAAATGAGTAAATATGTTTTCTTCATTTGATAAATATAATCTCTTTGTAATTATCAATGCAATTTATTTTCTCCATCTACCATGATTGTTGGACGGGCTTTTAATTTAAATTCTTGAATTGTTAATTATGTGAAAAAGGGACAaagtttgtaaaaaaaaaaaatgcagcaaatagtataattaaagtaataaaaaaaacacaaaatgaagaagaagactaACCCTTCAAGCAAGTATAAATGAGCTTTCAAATTATGAGCACAAACAAGATCATAAGTTGGTTTCAAGAAGGAATTTTTACACCCTATGGAAAATCTTAGtaccctatttattttaaataaataccattttaaaatattacatcctatagataccttttatactttatagccaaatatctaattatagttacatcctacatttaaggcaccatatatgctaaataatatttttttctctcctttttagtCTTTTCTCTCACATAATCACAGTAAAATTAACTAACCACGTTCTCTCTCTTTTTGCATACACTTTACTCTTTCTCCCTCAACCCACGATTCATACCTCTCCTCCCACCCAAATTCTCTAGTTCTCCTCCATTATCACTCCATTACAATCGCCTAGGGTAAGTTTAATTCGTTGATTTTGATAGACGAAGAGCAATTGGTTCAACTGTAGCGGCTCGATTCTGCTTGGCAGTGGTCGTTGAAGTAGGGTTCACAGCTTTTGCGTAATTCATGGCTTCGTTTGTGGGATTTGAGGGCTGGGAATTGTTTGTAGTTGTTGTAGGAGGTTGGGCAGATGTGTTAAGGGGCTTACCAGCCGGAATTAATGGCTGGCCGCCGACCGGCGAAGCCATCAGGTTGTTTCTCTCTCTAGATCGCCCAAATCGCCtatttgtattcagttgtattcgaatgtatttttcagctgtattcacatgtattcagtagcattaatttatatattttagatGTATTAAAAAGTTATGTGTATTCTCTTGTATTCAGTTTTAAtcagttgtatttaactattttattcagcagaagttaattgtattttgttgcattcaagagttttattcagctgtattcagttgtattttattgtattcaagTGTTTTATTCAGATGAATtaagttgtattttgttgtattcaactgtatacAATTCTACTCAACTgtattattcatatgtatttctctTTATTCAGCTATAATCTTTATtatgtatctttcaaatacaGATTAATGAGGGATCGTTTTAGttcgttgagttaaattaggagaatatcatgtgatttgatttccttagttcgtggagttaaattaggagaatatcatgtgatttgatttccttaattcgtggagttaaattaggagaatatcatgtgatttgattttCTTCCGTTTTTAACCAGTTTAACCTTCTGTATTTAACGTTAATGCCGCTTGAATACAGCTAAATACATGTCAAACTTTGCTGGAATTCCAGTTTTTACGCctatttttttggttgtattaatgaatacaacagcttaaatacataaaatatattgtataaaaacataaaaggtatctataaatATAGCAAAGGATATCTATAAATGACTAATTAAACTTAAAAGATggtgctttatgaaaaattcCTTGAAAGGTGAATTCTTGTGATGTAATGCTAACTCTATTCCAACATGCGAGTAACTCCACGGCAGCCCCTCACAATTCTTAATTACCATAGATGGCAAGTGCTCATTTAACACTATTTCCTTGGACTTTGAAACAACGACATGCATTGTTGCACATTCACCACTTTAAAAACTTTCACCCCCAACTTTTCAAGTCTTTCTTTAAACATCACttggaagataaaagaaaaagaaataactaTGGGAAATAACTATGGGAAATAACTAAGCAAATTTACACCTACAATAACATGGGTAGAGATGGAATAATTATCTCAGATTATTCATCCGTTTCAATCTAAAAGTAATCATTTAATGAaaagtcatttttttttcttcaaggaCAAAAGGGTCAACTAATTTTTGAGGGATATTTTAGTAATTTAATCCTCAACTTTGGTTTtcacacttataatatagtatgatgatATGATGATATATGATGTGGCATGtgaaacataaaataaaatttctcaaatatCATAGCTAAAACTGTCCTCACATTCAATAGCCCGATCGTCTCTTTTTCCCATTTGCGGCATCATATAAGCAATATTCTTCAAGgagtaaaataaaaaaacttttgCGTATATTTCTTTAATGAATTATAGTATTTTCAGGAAgacaaaataatataaaatattttttttgcatttCACTTATTTTCCTTGGTGCAACGGTAGAGTTGCTCCTTAAGTGACACTAGCCAGCAACACTTCTTGCAAAAGGAATATGACCATATAAAAGTAAAATATTCTCTTACCTCATTCAATTGCATTCAAATGCATAATTGAGTTTAAGTTTGCCAAAGGGATGTTAAGGAAATATGGTAATATTTCTAAACCATATATCATCTGTTTACAGTGCCTTGGCGAGACTGACTAAGTTGTATGAAGTAGAgtagtgttggccagtcaagaacttaTATGTCCAGAAGATAAAGGTTGCAGAAATAatgatgttgagatggatgtgcggacaTACCAAGATAGTTAAGATTAGGACTGAAGATATTAGGAACAAGATGGGTGTGGCCCcagtggaggacaagatgcgggaagcaattagatggttcgggcatgtgaagaggagaatCACATATGCCTCAATAAGAAGGTGTGAGTGGTTGGCCTTGGGAGGTCTACGGAGCAGTAGAGGTATGCCaaagaaatattggggagaggtgattaggcaggacttGACGCTGCTTCACCTCACCGAAGACACGACCCTTGATAAGAGGTGTGGAGGTCGAAAATTACGATAAAAGATTAGTAGATAGTCGTACGTCTTCCTTGTCCTTACCAGTATTAGTCTTGTATTTCCGTATTTTcgtattttcagatttttatcactatttgtTGGGTCTTTCCGTTTCGACTATCTTGTTATTTTGCTCATGTTACTGTTTGTTGCtattgcttcttcttttttcattttttttgagctgagtgtctatcggaaacaacctctctacattctgaaggtagggataaggtctgcgtacacattaccctccctagATCCTACTAGTATGATTACActatgcttattgttgttgtatatcaTCACTTTTTGTTGTAGATGGATCGGGTAAAAGAAGATTTATGATGTTATCTCCAAGGTACACCATTGTATTTCTTTTAGAAGTTTAATCACAATAGGAAGTGATGTCGTGCgattatttcatatattttgacATAATTTACCTTACTTGCTTGTTGTTTAGATGCTAATTTGTGTGAAAATTGCGCTTCATAGAGCTTAATTTACGTGTAGGAATGCTTGGACATGAATTGGAAAAAAGTTGCACGAAATGGTACCTCAGAGCTACAAAATGGAGCAATAAAATAAGAAGTACAAGGCAATGAAAAGTCATGGCCATAGATAGTGCAAGGCATTGTCCAGGGCACTGTCATTGGTGCCCCAATCAGTGCCTTGCGTAGAAACAATGGTGCCACAGACAGTGCCTCGCGCCGACGATGCCATCCGAGCAAATTCTAATTCCTCATTAGTTTTGGACATGTAGAATTCGCCCCCTACCCTATAAATACCCCTTAAAGTTAGTTTTTTTGGGGTTATATAGGGAAGACATCATTAGAGAAGGGATTCGAcccaaggaggcaagaacacgtTAGGAGCAAGGCGGAAAGTTCTTccacgagtttttcacttccttcttcctattttcattattggttataaattctagtattgtagttttgcatattATTACGAATAGTTAagttgttatctagggttttgatggaaccttttgtaaaataaattctcattatgtttttatataactGAACCGTTAGATTTcgctatttgttcaactacgtgtttactgttgttgattgaatgaccatcaattgactgtgcctatttagtgtgtattgcttgAGAGAGGGTATATATTTAGGTAGTtcttgaacaacatcactcctaacgtctGTGAGAGATCAATtcagagggtttaaaggcgggattagagataacgaaaccttggtgtgatcggagtgagcggtgaattagtttCAGCTAGCGTAGtgcgagagaatatgtctagtaaattgtggcaATTGcacgagagagaattacgacacccgaAATACTCACGATTGGTAGAAaaaacttaggcgaaattatagaagacatagcgggaaggattccgacaattgagaaaatcataactctagacctccttaatcttgtcccCAAaatcttagtatctttagttgttttatattttaatttgctagttaattagtaagAAAACATAATCATAATACTTATAAATTAGAAATTTTTCGAGCTTGTATTTTTAGTGATACTTAATAGTTACAGCAAaatcttagttctctgtgggatttgattttggacttttagaccggattatatttgcagcgaccgcttatcttTTTTAGGAGTAGAGTTGGGCGTAATCAGAAAGTGTCGAGTGCAGGAAGGCTCTGAGGACTTTCACACGGTAGGTATACCTATAAAGTATGATTTACAAGCTAGAGTATTTACTTTCAAAGTTACACTCAAAAGACAAGGAAGCAGCTTCAGTCAACACAGATATTAAACTAGGAAATATTTAGTCTAAGATCACAAAAACATCACAAttccaaaagaagaagaaagaaaagggcTATACACTCTTATTCACAAGTTCAATACAGCATCAAGAAACTGAATGATGTCTTCTCCTCTGAAAAGGAAACCGACTTTCTGAATTTGCTTTTCCCACTACTGTCTTTGAATCTTTCATGTGGAATATTGCATTGAGCTTACTCAATTTCTTGGTAAATGACTTGAATAACTTATTGGCAGGATGTGGTTTTACTAGCTCCTGCTTCATAAACACATGATCTTTTTCTAAATCTGTAAGCCTCATTCTCATTCTTGTTACCTCAAGCTTCAATTCTCTATTTTCTCTCCTCACTGACGCATAATTATCTCTCGGAGAAATGCATCCGCTTCCTATTCCACTGCCTGAACGATGAGGAAACTGACTGTTCATTGACCCAAAGAATAACTGGTTTTGTCCCCCATTCATTGCATTTCTCAGCCTGATTTGTTCAAAATACAGCACTTGAACTGCCATTTGTACAGGCAGCCGCTCGTTTTGTGCAGCATGACTGCAGCCTTCTTGTGATAGTTTCTGGCAATCAATAGTTTTGCAGAGTTTATACCGTTCTGAGTCCTTAATGTTCGGATGAACCTGCGATAAAAATTTCATGTATCGCATTCAAACGCACTAACACGTGAAAATGTTCACTAAGCCTGCAGAACTGTGGACATGTGTCATTTCATTCTTATAAAGGAACGACAAGTTATTTCACATATCATCACTGAACTTTATCCATTATAACAGTAAGCAAAACACTTTTTTCACCAGTATAACAGTAAAGTCATATTAAAGCTTACCTTGAGGAAAATATCTACAGCTCGATACAGTCCATCATCAACTAGACGGCCATGGTCTGGAAGTAACTCCGCCAGTGCTGTAAACTTTAATGGTGTTAAATTTGAATCTAGTGCGACTTCTGTTAGATAATTGTCCAATAATTTTGAAACCTTAAGAATTGAGCTTTGTTTGGGAGATCCAGGGCTGTCAAAGTCAAAAACCATTCCGCATTCATCTCTTAGTTGGTTATCTTCTACATCATCCTCATCCAAATTTAAGAAAATGGAAAATATCCTTATGATTGAATCAGCGTCATATAGAGGGCTATGGTTGTTTCCATTCCCATTTCCAGGTATGAGAATATCCTCAAGAATTGCTTGATGCAGTTGTAGACCAATGCGCCTTTCTAGATCAGATCTACAAGAAGTAGATGCTGATGCTACTATTGCAGATTTTAACAAACTCGAAAGGAAGGCTATTGGGACTGTACTTTTCCTCGACGGTGTTGGTAGCAAGCTAACTATTGTTTCCACGGTGAccctttgtttcttttgtagATCCAAATCCAAGAAACTTCCTTTAACCAAACTAGGATCCTTAACAATGAACCCCTGAAGAGAATTTCGGGCATAGTTAATCAAGATTCTACTTATAATATCTTGTTTAAGACCCTTTATTTTAAATGCAGACAAAACCCTCTGAAACAATTCCAGGTTCAGCATAATTAGTGATTTGCCCCACCAGTCCGATGCTGTCTCTATATCAAGGCTTTTAATAGGTTTGGATGGGAAATTATGCTCCAATTTCAAAAAACCAGATGTAAGTTGCTCTTTACAAGCATTATTAGCAATAGCATTGATTAACCTACTTATGAGTTTGATTTCTTCTGATATTGGTAGTAGTTTCTCACAGCTGTGAAGAACAGACACTGAGTTGGATATGTTTGGGAATACTGTGTCCTTCAAGAACACTTCGGTTCGTATTTCCAGGTTTTTATCGGAGATGTATTCTGTCATTTCCAGGAAACTGGATGCACATCTTAGCATTGCAACATTTGATATGGTAATCTCAACGTTCACTCCATAACAGAACTTCGCAGCGAGTTCGAATGCTTCAGATCCACCTGGAAGATCAGGAAGATTCAGTCTTGACATCTTTGAATCTTTTGCCTCAAGCAGCAGCTTTCTTATCCTTCCACTTCGAGATACTAAAGGGAACTGCAAAAAGAGTCTATGCATTATAAACACGTCCAAGTggtttatttttccttcttttttgtatgGTATTTTCCTATTGAAGAAGGggcggaccacaagggtctattgtacgcagccttaccctgcatttctgcaagagactgtttccacaactcgaacccgtgacctcctggtcacatggcagcaactttgtcagTTACCCCAAGGTTCCCCTTTTATTTCATCTAGACAGGACGGCAATTATGTGGATCGACAACTTATACAACTAAACTTATGATTGTCCTTTCCAATCTATCTGTGGACCAACCATTAGTTGGCATGACTGTTGCTATTGCTAGACTTGAGTAGTTAAATAACTTATGAAGGGAATCAGTATATCAAGAATACAGGAGCAAAGCAAATTTTGGTGCTACATTATTCATACCTTGTGAAGAGCAAAACTGGCAGCTCCTACTTTTATTGTAAGATCACTAGAAACATCAGATATTGGCCTGCCACAGTAAATTTGGTCAATATTAAAAAGCTGTTGAAGAGAAAAGTTGTACCTAAGAGAAATCATGATATAGCACAATATCGTCTTAATAACAAcaaaaaatttcacaacaacaacaaaaaaaaatacccAATGTAATaccataagtggggtctggaggGTGGTATGTACGCAAaacttacccctaccttatacagatagagaggttgtttccgatagcaCAATATCGTCTTAATAAGAAACGAAAATGATAATCAACTTGTTCACTAGATGTACAAGTtacatgtcaaaaataaaagactgGAATATTTGGATTCGATCTGAAAGTTATCTAGATACTAAATTGAAGCTTCAAACAACATAGCCATAAGGTAAACAAGCTGAAAATTTAAACTAAGCTACAATACCATTAGTATTCTGCATTCAGATCCAATTTAGCGAGTGGTATATCATCTTCTGGTTCATTCTTTGAAATCTATCCCTAGTTGTATGTGATGGCAAGGTTTACCATAGTCTAACAGCTAATTATATGACTCATA
Above is a window of Nicotiana tabacum cultivar K326 chromosome 8, ASM71507v2, whole genome shotgun sequence DNA encoding:
- the LOC107801321 gene encoding BTB/POZ domain-containing protein At1g03010-like isoform X1: MSRLNLPDLPGGSEAFELAAKFCYGVNVEITISNVAMLRCASSFLEMTEYISDKNLEIRTEVFLKDTVFPNISNSVSVLHSCEKLLPISEEIKLISRLINAIANNACKEQLTSGFLKLEHNFPSKPIKSLDIETASDWWGKSLIMLNLELFQRVLSAFKIKGLKQDIISRILINYARNSLQGFIVKDPSLVKGSFLDLDLQKKQRVTVETIVSLLPTPSRKSTVPIAFLSSLLKSAIVASASTSCRSDLERRIGLQLHQAILEDILIPGNGNGNNHSPLYDADSIIRIFSIFLNLDEDDVEDNQLRDECGMVFDFDSPGSPKQSSILKVSKLLDNYLTEVALDSNLTPLKFTALAELLPDHGRLVDDGLYRAVDIFLKVHPNIKDSERYKLCKTIDCQKLSQEGCSHAAQNERLPVQMAVQVLYFEQIRLRNAMNGGQNQLFFGSMNSQFPHRSGSGIGSGCISPRDNYASVRRENRELKLEVTRMRMRLTDLEKDHVFMKQELVKPHPANKLFKSFTKKLSKLNAIFHMKDSKTVVGKANSESRFPFQRRRHHSVS
- the LOC107801321 gene encoding BTB/POZ domain-containing protein At1g03010-like isoform X2, with product MGVVTVAELKTNISVKKSRGHLTEWPISDVSSDLTIKVGAASFALHKFPLVSRSGRIRKLLLEAKDSKMSRLNLPDLPGGSEAFELAAKFCYGVNVEITISNVAMLRCASSFLEMTEYISDKNLEIRTEVFLKDTVFPNISNSVSVLHSCEKLLPISEEIKLISRLINAIANNACKEQLTSGFLKLEHNFPSKPIKSLDIETASDWWGKSLIMLNLELFQRVLSAFKIKGLKQDIISRILINYARNSLQGFIVKDPSLVKGSFLDLDLQKKQRVTVETIVSLLPTPSRKSTVPIAFLSSLLKSAIVASASTSCRSDLERRIGLQLHQAILEDILIPGNGNGNNHSPLYDADSIIRIFSIFLNLDEDDVEDNQLRDECGMVFDFDSPGSPKQSSILKVSKLLDNYLTEVALDSNLTPLKFTALAELLPDHGRLVDDGLYRAVDIFLKVHPNIKDSERYKLCKTIDCQKLSQEGCSHAAQNERLPVQMAVQVLYFEQIRLRNAMNGGQNQLFFGSMNSQFPHRSGSGIGSGCISPRDNYASVRRENRELKLEVTRMRMRLTDLEKDHVFMKQELVKPHPANKLFKSFTKKLSKLNAIFHMKDSKTVVGKANSESRFPFQRRRHHSVS